A single region of the Candidatus Zixiibacteriota bacterium genome encodes:
- the sufD gene encoding Fe-S cluster assembly protein SufD → MNITTDTTTVAKDRIDFRPIQTNEPEWIYRLRKNAWEKYLELPLPERVQNIWRYTAPESFLAKNIDALMNLYPVVPDGSNGKPYPVTPEYAAIGYNLDNRMTVTKLTPETSAKGVIFKDIYSALRENEGFAGRFLGKLVGSSFGKFEALNLALWNTGFFLYIPDNTVIEKPILMNRHPGGQFTMGRLLVVVGRNSEVTVIDDYAGECRLEDPSANSVVEIFVGDSSRVRYVNLQRLSSKCTSYITQRGQVETGGSLYSIFGAMGGSLSKVNAGTILNGKGADSRMYGVLFGDEARHFDYHTMHHHKASESFSNIDFKVILKDKANSAYTGLIRIEKETANCEAYQENRNLLLNKGTRAESIPELEILADQVRCTHGATMGPIDPEMLFYLESRGVARSEAVKMIVGGFVEPTISQIPSDLQPLLRNLVLDKLGSEL, encoded by the coding sequence ATGAATATAACTACAGATACTACCACAGTTGCAAAAGACAGGATAGATTTCAGGCCGATTCAGACTAATGAACCGGAATGGATTTACCGGCTTCGCAAGAACGCCTGGGAGAAATATCTTGAGCTTCCGCTTCCGGAAAGAGTCCAGAATATCTGGCGGTACACCGCGCCGGAATCTTTCTTGGCTAAGAATATTGACGCTTTGATGAACCTTTATCCGGTCGTGCCCGATGGCAGCAACGGCAAACCGTATCCGGTTACGCCTGAGTATGCCGCTATCGGCTACAATCTCGATAATCGGATGACCGTGACCAAGCTGACTCCGGAGACTTCCGCCAAAGGGGTAATCTTCAAAGATATCTACTCGGCGCTTCGCGAGAACGAGGGATTTGCCGGGCGCTTTCTGGGGAAACTGGTCGGCTCTTCATTCGGCAAATTTGAAGCCCTTAATCTCGCCCTGTGGAATACCGGCTTCTTTCTTTATATCCCGGATAATACTGTTATCGAGAAACCGATTCTGATGAACCGTCACCCCGGCGGTCAGTTCACCATGGGACGGTTGCTGGTGGTGGTCGGGCGGAATTCCGAAGTTACCGTTATCGATGATTACGCTGGCGAATGCCGTCTGGAAGACCCCTCGGCAAACAGCGTGGTTGAAATTTTTGTCGGGGACTCCTCGCGGGTGCGTTATGTTAACCTGCAGCGGCTCTCTTCGAAATGCACGTCTTACATTACCCAGCGCGGACAGGTGGAGACGGGCGGCTCCCTCTATTCGATATTCGGCGCTATGGGCGGTTCGCTTTCCAAGGTCAATGCCGGGACGATTCTGAACGGCAAAGGCGCTGACAGCCGGATGTACGGCGTCCTCTTCGGCGACGAAGCCCGGCATTTCGATTATCATACTATGCATCATCATAAGGCAAGCGAGTCGTTTTCCAATATCGATTTTAAAGTAATTCTGAAAGATAAAGCCAATTCCGCCTATACCGGGCTTATCAGAATTGAAAAAGAGACAGCCAATTGTGAAGCCTATCAGGAGAACCGCAATCTTCTCCTGAATAAGGGAACGCGGGCGGAATCGATACCGGAACTGGAGATTCTCGCCGACCAGGTGCGCTGCACCCACGGCGCCACTATGGGACCAATCGACCCGGAGATGCTTTTCTATCTGGAGAGCCGCGGTGTGGCGCGCTCCGAGGCGGTCAAAATGATTGTTGGCGGCTTTGTCGAACCGACCATCAGCCAGATTCCCTCCGACCTGCAGCCGCTATTGCGCAATCTGGTCTTGGACAAACTGGGGAGCGAATTATGA
- a CDS encoding non-heme iron oxygenase ferredoxin subunit, whose product MIGQYLRLCGEKELAEGQMREFHLNGKDIILLKVQGKFYALDNLCTHDGGDLSGGDIIDGEIECPRHGARFNIQTGAATRFPAVVGIGTYDVKIENGEIYLALPE is encoded by the coding sequence ATGATAGGGCAATATCTGCGGCTCTGCGGCGAGAAAGAACTTGCCGAAGGGCAGATGCGCGAGTTTCATCTCAACGGCAAAGATATCATTCTGCTCAAAGTTCAGGGGAAATTTTACGCCCTCGACAATCTCTGTACCCATGACGGCGGCGACCTGAGCGGCGGTGATATAATTGACGGCGAAATCGAGTGCCCCCGTCACGGCGCCCGTTTCAATATCCAAACCGGCGCCGCCACCCGTTTTCCGGCGGTGGTCGGTATCGGCACTTATGACGTCAAAATCGAAAATGGTGAAATCTATCTGGCTCTGCCGGAATAA
- the sufB gene encoding Fe-S cluster assembly protein SufB yields MEETQNKNAQVIDIGDNYAEKYGFRDPEEYFHKGAKGISHEVVEMISRMKKEPDWMRDFRHKALDIFYSKPMPKWGNTELLNSINFDDIYYYIKPIEAQGKSWDDVPEYIKKTFDRLGIPEAERKFLAGVTAQYESEVVYHSFKEDLEKQGVIFLDMDSGLRQHEEIVKKYFATVIPPHDNKFAALNSAVWSGGSFIYVPPGLDVKIPLQAYFRINAENMGQFERTLIIADKGSRVHYIEGCTAPVYSTNSLHSAVVELLALDGAYIRYTTIQNWAHNIFNLVTKRAVAHKNATVEWVDGNIGSRLTMKFPAVYLVGEGAKGEILSIAFAGNGQHQDAGAKAIHAAPNTSSRITSKSISKGGGRASYRGLVKVYPNATKSKVSVECDALLIDGASRSDTYPTMEIDADEVRIEHEARVSKVAEEQIFYLTSRGLTEDEARLLIINGFIEPFTKELPMEYAVELNRLIELEMEGSVG; encoded by the coding sequence ATGGAAGAAACTCAGAATAAGAATGCCCAGGTCATAGATATCGGCGACAACTACGCCGAAAAGTACGGCTTCCGTGACCCGGAGGAATATTTCCATAAAGGGGCCAAGGGAATCAGCCACGAAGTGGTGGAGATGATTTCTCGGATGAAAAAAGAACCGGACTGGATGCGCGATTTTCGCCATAAAGCGCTCGATATTTTCTATTCCAAGCCGATGCCGAAATGGGGCAATACGGAACTTCTCAACTCCATCAACTTTGATGATATCTATTACTATATCAAGCCGATTGAAGCCCAGGGGAAGTCGTGGGACGATGTCCCCGAATATATCAAGAAGACTTTCGACCGTCTGGGGATTCCGGAGGCGGAGCGGAAATTCCTTGCCGGGGTAACCGCCCAGTACGAGTCAGAGGTGGTCTATCACTCTTTCAAGGAAGACCTGGAAAAGCAGGGGGTGATATTTCTTGATATGGATAGCGGCTTGCGCCAGCATGAGGAGATAGTCAAGAAATATTTCGCTACTGTCATTCCTCCCCATGATAATAAATTCGCCGCTTTGAATTCGGCTGTCTGGTCGGGCGGGTCGTTTATCTATGTGCCGCCGGGACTTGATGTCAAAATTCCGCTTCAGGCATATTTCCGCATCAATGCCGAGAATATGGGGCAGTTCGAGCGGACGTTGATAATTGCCGATAAAGGCTCGCGGGTGCATTATATCGAAGGATGTACCGCGCCGGTCTATTCGACCAACTCGCTCCATTCGGCCGTAGTGGAACTTCTGGCGCTCGACGGCGCCTATATTCGTTACACCACTATTCAGAACTGGGCGCATAATATTTTCAATCTGGTGACCAAACGGGCGGTGGCGCATAAAAACGCCACGGTGGAGTGGGTTGACGGGAATATCGGCTCCCGTTTGACCATGAAATTCCCGGCCGTCTATCTGGTGGGCGAAGGGGCAAAGGGGGAGATTCTCTCTATCGCGTTTGCCGGAAATGGCCAGCATCAGGATGCCGGCGCCAAAGCGATTCATGCCGCGCCCAACACCAGTTCCCGCATAACATCCAAATCAATCTCCAAAGGCGGTGGAAGAGCCTCTTATCGCGGTCTGGTGAAGGTCTATCCCAACGCCACCAAAAGCAAAGTTTCGGTGGAATGTGACGCTCTCTTGATTGACGGCGCCTCTCGCTCCGACACCTATCCCACAATGGAAATTGATGCCGACGAGGTCCGGATTGAGCATGAGGCGCGAGTCAGTAAGGTCGCCGAGGAGCAGATTTTCTATCTGACCAGCCGCGGCTTGACTGAAGATGAAGCCCGTTTGCTCATCATCAACGGCTTTATTGAACCGTTCACCAAAGAACTTCCGATGGAGTATGCGGTGGAATTGAACCGTTTGATTGAACTTGAAATGGAAGGGTCGGTAGGGTGA